A genome region from Streptomyces xanthophaeus includes the following:
- a CDS encoding PP2C family protein-serine/threonine phosphatase, whose product MAREQVDVDGSGIDYHAVFHALPGAVALLTPDLVYLDVNESFLETSGRTREQIIDRYLFDVFPDNPNDPAANGMRNLRASLERVAATGEPDSMAVQRYDVEYPDRSGVWHERYWSPVNVPVLAPDGTVALLLHRVEEVTELIRAGAHGDGDHAQVLEAEIYTRGRELQEVNERLRRAHAHEREVALHLQETLLPAPRPLGHHRAAVRYRPATVALNVCGDWYDLVDRPGRTAVAVGDVVGHGLGAAGVMGQLRSALSAASHVAEGPAQALEVLGLYARSIDGAESTTAVSVFIDWDSRTLTYSSAGHPPPLLCHPDGTVTFLDRATDPPLGARPEHAPRPEDRLTFAEGSTLVLYTDGLIERRREDIDVGLGRLADALARHRTADPEALADVLLAELIPAGGITDDTALVILRL is encoded by the coding sequence GTGGCGCGCGAACAGGTGGATGTGGACGGATCAGGGATCGACTATCACGCGGTCTTCCACGCCCTTCCGGGCGCGGTCGCCCTGCTGACCCCTGACCTGGTGTACCTGGACGTCAACGAGTCGTTCCTGGAGACGTCCGGCCGCACCCGCGAGCAGATCATCGACCGCTACCTCTTCGACGTCTTCCCCGACAACCCCAACGATCCGGCGGCGAACGGCATGCGCAACCTGCGCGCCTCCCTGGAACGGGTCGCGGCCACCGGGGAGCCCGACAGCATGGCTGTCCAGCGCTACGACGTCGAGTACCCCGACCGGTCCGGGGTCTGGCACGAGCGTTACTGGAGCCCCGTCAACGTGCCCGTCCTCGCCCCCGACGGCACCGTCGCGCTGCTCCTGCACCGCGTGGAAGAGGTCACCGAGCTCATCCGGGCCGGCGCGCACGGCGACGGCGACCACGCGCAGGTGCTGGAGGCCGAGATCTACACCCGGGGCCGGGAGCTCCAGGAGGTCAACGAGCGCCTGCGCCGGGCCCACGCCCACGAGCGCGAGGTCGCCCTCCACCTCCAGGAGACCCTGCTGCCCGCGCCGCGCCCGCTCGGCCACCACCGGGCCGCCGTCCGCTACCGGCCCGCCACCGTGGCCCTCAACGTGTGCGGCGACTGGTACGACCTCGTCGACCGGCCCGGCCGCACCGCCGTGGCCGTCGGTGACGTCGTCGGCCACGGACTCGGGGCGGCCGGCGTCATGGGCCAGTTGCGCAGCGCCCTGTCGGCCGCCTCCCACGTCGCCGAGGGCCCGGCCCAGGCCCTGGAGGTCCTCGGCCTGTACGCCCGCTCCATCGACGGCGCCGAGTCCACCACCGCCGTGTCCGTCTTCATCGACTGGGACAGCCGAACCCTCACCTACAGCAGCGCCGGTCACCCCCCGCCGCTGCTCTGCCACCCCGACGGCACGGTCACCTTCCTCGACCGGGCCACCGACCCCCCGCTCGGCGCCCGGCCCGAACACGCCCCCCGCCCCGAGGACCGGCTCACCTTCGCCGAAGGCTCCACCCTCGTCCTCTACACCGACGGGCTCATCGAACGCCGCCGCGAGGACATCGACGTCGGCCTCGGCAGGCTCGCCGACGCCCTCGCCCGACACCGCACCGCCGACCCCGAGGCCCTCGCCGACGTCCTGCTGGCCGAGCTCATCCCCGCGGGCGGCATCACCGACGACACCGCGCTGGTCATCCTCCGCCTGTGA
- a CDS encoding GNAT family N-acetyltransferase, which produces MPSPALQRVHAFLSDFARRQAGRTTALPGGFAVYDDAFAQSYANNQVVIDAAVDPEALPALAEEAMGHLPHRLISVLDDDTGKACAGPLIRAGYTHSTYLVMLHTGPVPDAGPAQEVELDALRAPLTRRWRGFLPDADDEVLRQLVDRREARRRGADIVRFIGARTEAGEVASWADLYVDRGTGTAQIEDLITSEAHLGRGYADAVLAGALSLAAAHGSDFCFLTADAMDWPRHWYERRGFAVIGHSHGFERS; this is translated from the coding sequence ATGCCGAGCCCAGCACTCCAGCGCGTCCACGCCTTCCTTTCGGACTTCGCCCGCCGCCAGGCCGGGCGCACCACGGCCCTTCCCGGCGGGTTCGCCGTGTACGACGACGCGTTCGCGCAGTCCTATGCGAACAACCAGGTCGTCATCGACGCGGCCGTCGACCCCGAGGCGCTGCCCGCCCTCGCGGAGGAAGCCATGGGGCACCTGCCGCACCGGCTGATCTCCGTACTCGACGACGACACCGGCAAGGCGTGCGCGGGGCCGCTGATACGGGCCGGATACACCCACTCCACCTACCTCGTCATGCTGCACACGGGCCCGGTGCCGGACGCCGGACCCGCGCAGGAGGTGGAACTCGACGCCCTGCGCGCTCCGCTGACCCGGCGCTGGCGGGGATTCCTCCCGGACGCCGACGACGAGGTCCTGCGCCAGCTCGTCGACCGCCGCGAGGCCCGCCGGCGAGGGGCGGACATCGTCCGGTTCATCGGTGCCCGCACCGAGGCGGGCGAGGTCGCCTCATGGGCCGATCTCTACGTCGACCGGGGCACCGGCACGGCCCAGATCGAGGACCTGATCACCTCGGAGGCCCACCTCGGACGCGGCTACGCCGACGCCGTCCTGGCGGGCGCCCTGAGCCTGGCCGCCGCCCACGGCAGCGACTTCTGCTTCCTGACCGCCGATGCCATGGACTGGCCGCGCCACTGGTACGAGCGCCGCGGCTTCGCCGTCATCGGCCACTCGCACGGCTTCGAACGCAGCTGA
- a CDS encoding arylamine N-acetyltransferase family protein: MAGAGAGCETAGMEELPVTRVDAYLRRIGAARPGSASAAALRDLHLRHLRTVPFESLSIHLGEEIVLEGEALLGKLLRGGRGGFCYELNGAFALLLHSLGYGVQLLQARVHSADGGQGVPYDHLALRVECEDGRPWLVDVGFGDQSHFPLAFDERGEQTDPGGVFRIVPAGGAEGDLDVLRDGVPRYRMERRPRVLSDFVTGAWWHSTSPVSGFTRKPVCSVLTESGRTTLSDRVLTVTADGERTERILADDAEVLAAYRTHFGIDLPRVPVPLHPRP, from the coding sequence ATGGCGGGGGCGGGAGCGGGTTGCGAGACTGCCGGGATGGAAGAGCTTCCTGTGACTCGAGTTGACGCCTACCTGCGGCGGATCGGGGCGGCGCGGCCCGGGTCGGCGAGTGCGGCGGCCCTGCGTGACCTGCACCTGCGGCATCTGCGGACCGTCCCCTTCGAGAGCCTGTCCATCCATCTGGGCGAGGAGATCGTGCTGGAGGGGGAGGCGCTGCTCGGCAAACTGCTGCGGGGCGGCCGCGGCGGGTTCTGTTACGAGCTGAACGGCGCGTTCGCGCTGCTGCTGCACTCCCTGGGCTACGGGGTGCAGCTGCTGCAGGCCCGGGTGCACTCGGCCGACGGCGGGCAGGGCGTTCCCTACGACCACCTGGCGTTGCGCGTGGAGTGCGAGGACGGCCGCCCGTGGCTGGTGGACGTGGGCTTCGGCGACCAGAGCCACTTCCCGCTGGCCTTCGACGAGCGCGGCGAGCAGACCGACCCGGGCGGGGTGTTCCGGATCGTGCCGGCCGGTGGCGCGGAGGGGGACCTCGATGTCCTGCGGGACGGCGTGCCCCGGTACCGGATGGAGAGGCGCCCCCGGGTCCTGTCCGACTTCGTGACCGGCGCCTGGTGGCACAGCACCTCGCCCGTGTCCGGTTTCACCCGCAAGCCGGTGTGCTCGGTGCTGACGGAGTCCGGCCGGACCACGCTCAGCGACCGCGTGCTGACGGTCACGGCCGACGGGGAGCGGACCGAGCGGATCCTGGCCGACGACGCCGAGGTCCTGGCCGCCTACCGCACCCATTTCGGCATCGACCTGCCCCGCGTCCCGGTCCCGCTCCACCCCCGCCCCTGA
- a CDS encoding MFS transporter, which produces MVGRGPSGRQFGLLWTAYAVSAYGSGLGFGALPLIAVLALHAGPAEVSALAAVGPAMGALIAVPLAPWVEFRRKRPVMIAMDLTRFAVLATIPVAYFSGWLGFVQLLVVSAVVAAAKIAFGAAGGACLKALVRPDDLLVANARFESTNWSSIAVGPPLGGAAIGLFGPVTTVVADALSYLVSALCLTAMRGREEAPRPAARNTVRAGALLDGWRHIMGRPDLRALYLNNMLVSGLIMATEPLLAVLLLRQLGFPPWQYALAFAAPCLGGLIGSRLARRVVARHGRHRVLRTVGTLRAVWLIGLVFVRPGVVGLVTVMAVELAIIVNMSLYTPVLATYRLEHTPRHLVARTLTAWSIGQQVSIAVLTALAGLLAGVTGPRTALAVAGLLILATPLLLPTATCAAADRTA; this is translated from the coding sequence ATGGTGGGCAGGGGACCGTCGGGCCGGCAGTTCGGCCTGCTGTGGACGGCGTACGCGGTGAGCGCCTACGGGTCCGGGCTGGGGTTCGGTGCACTGCCGCTGATCGCCGTGCTGGCGTTGCACGCCGGTCCCGCCGAGGTGTCCGCGCTGGCCGCGGTGGGGCCCGCGATGGGCGCGCTGATCGCGGTGCCGCTCGCGCCGTGGGTGGAGTTCCGGCGCAAGCGTCCGGTCATGATCGCGATGGACCTGACGCGGTTCGCCGTCCTGGCGACGATCCCCGTCGCCTACTTCTCCGGGTGGCTCGGCTTCGTCCAGCTGCTGGTGGTCTCGGCCGTGGTCGCGGCGGCCAAGATCGCCTTCGGCGCGGCCGGTGGCGCCTGCCTCAAGGCCCTCGTCCGGCCGGACGACCTGCTCGTGGCCAACGCGCGGTTCGAGTCCACGAACTGGAGCTCCATCGCGGTCGGACCGCCGCTGGGCGGGGCCGCGATCGGCCTGTTCGGTCCGGTCACCACCGTGGTGGCCGACGCACTCAGCTACCTGGTCTCCGCGCTGTGCCTCACCGCGATGCGCGGCCGGGAAGAGGCGCCGCGCCCCGCCGCCAGGAACACGGTCCGGGCCGGCGCACTGCTCGACGGCTGGCGTCACATCATGGGCCGTCCCGATCTGCGGGCGCTCTACCTCAACAACATGCTCGTGTCCGGGCTGATCATGGCCACCGAGCCGCTGCTGGCCGTACTCCTGCTGCGCCAACTCGGGTTCCCGCCCTGGCAGTACGCTCTCGCCTTCGCCGCTCCCTGCCTCGGCGGACTCATCGGCTCGCGGCTGGCCCGCCGTGTCGTGGCCCGCCACGGCCGGCACCGGGTGCTGCGGACCGTCGGCACCCTGCGCGCCGTCTGGCTGATCGGTCTGGTCTTCGTCCGGCCCGGCGTCGTCGGCCTCGTCACCGTGATGGCGGTCGAGCTGGCGATCATCGTCAACATGAGCCTGTACACGCCGGTGCTCGCCACGTACCGGCTCGAACACACCCCCAGGCATCTCGTCGCCCGCACCCTGACGGCCTGGTCGATCGGCCAGCAGGTGTCCATCGCCGTCCTCACCGCGCTCGCCGGGCTGCTCGCCGGCGTGACCGGCCCGCGCACCGCTCTCGCGGTCGCGGGACTGCTCATCCTGGCCACACCGCTCCTGCTTCCGACAGCCACGTGTGCGGCAGCGGACCGAACGGCTTAG
- a CDS encoding LysR family transcriptional regulator, giving the protein MDLEAVRTFVAVTEAGQFRKAAADLSITQQAVSKRIAALERSLGVRLFARAPRGAELTIDGQAFLPHARELLRVAERAVTSVRPGRRPLRVDVIASRGAQAGLMRGFHRAYPEIDLDVVMLLEIETAVAAIRSGAIDASFRAVAAPGRPLPEDIESVRVLDEPLQLLTGPAHALAGARSVTVAQLAGHRIWMPGIVPGTEWGAYYDDLVAEFGLTIEATGPNFGSDALLDTIADSPALATFMGEHTRLIWPAGHGLRRIPVTGPTPVYPHSLLWHRDNPHPALVTLRAHLAATAAGHATAGTWVPGWVIPR; this is encoded by the coding sequence GTGGATCTCGAAGCAGTGCGCACCTTCGTCGCCGTCACGGAAGCGGGCCAGTTCCGGAAAGCCGCTGCCGACCTGTCGATCACCCAGCAGGCCGTCTCCAAGCGCATCGCCGCCCTGGAGCGCAGCCTCGGCGTGAGGCTGTTCGCCCGCGCGCCCCGTGGCGCCGAGCTCACCATCGACGGGCAGGCGTTCCTGCCCCATGCGCGGGAGCTGCTGCGCGTTGCCGAGCGCGCGGTCACGTCCGTGCGCCCCGGTCGCCGTCCGCTACGCGTCGACGTGATCGCTTCGCGCGGCGCGCAGGCCGGCCTGATGCGCGGCTTCCACCGCGCGTACCCGGAGATCGACCTCGATGTGGTGATGCTGCTCGAGATCGAGACGGCCGTGGCCGCGATCCGGTCCGGTGCGATCGACGCGTCCTTCCGCGCCGTCGCAGCGCCCGGCCGGCCCCTTCCCGAGGACATCGAGTCCGTCCGGGTGCTCGACGAGCCGCTCCAGCTCCTCACCGGCCCGGCCCACGCGCTGGCGGGCGCACGGTCGGTGACCGTCGCCCAGCTCGCCGGGCACCGGATCTGGATGCCCGGCATCGTTCCCGGTACCGAGTGGGGCGCCTACTACGACGACCTCGTCGCGGAGTTCGGGCTCACGATCGAGGCGACCGGCCCCAACTTCGGCTCCGACGCGCTTCTCGACACCATCGCCGACAGCCCGGCCCTGGCCACCTTCATGGGCGAGCACACCCGCCTGATCTGGCCCGCCGGCCACGGCCTGCGCCGCATCCCGGTGACCGGTCCGACGCCCGTCTACCCGCACTCGCTCCTGTGGCACCGCGACAACCCCCACCCGGCCCTGGTCACCCTCCGCGCCCACCTCGCCGCCACTGCCGCCGGCCACGCCACCGCAGGGACCTGGGTACCGGGCTGGGTGATTCCGCGCTGA
- a CDS encoding serine/threonine protein kinase translates to MDALIPGDPLRVGPYHVVARLGSGGMGRVYLARTPGGRSVAVKVVHPELARDPEFRRRFAREVAAVRAVDGRYTAQVLAAGVDDPTPWLSTVFVPGMSLAEAVAEHGPFPEASALALARGLAAALAAVHAAGLVHRDLKPSNVLLGPDGPRVIDFGISRATEASALTRTGLTVGSPGFMSPEQACGGSVGTASDVFSFGAVLGFTLSGESPFGSGATPALLYRVVHSEPRLDALSGLALDLVRRCLAKDPAARPTLAALFTELSDGADDARPVGSGWLPAPVAHSLLARASSALEADSDPSLTATAPPPYAPTRVDPSVAAAGPAAVPPGYGPRPAEPRFRFRTAPFLAGAAVVVAAAIGALAYTAAQNGKNAADHYVSQDDSGGTPTDPAPESTDPLDGWSLSDEAEVQLPTGHGIDAADLTQAKAGDGFDVDLHPNWDLAGDDILLLKSGDADLNSDCLADGHSSGYGTLVEDAEWDTDDMICVRVSSDLLLVLEVTRIEDGQDDYLEAVAKVWERD, encoded by the coding sequence GTGGACGCATTGATACCGGGTGACCCCCTGCGGGTCGGGCCCTACCACGTCGTCGCACGGCTCGGCAGCGGCGGCATGGGCCGCGTCTACCTGGCCCGCACGCCCGGCGGACGCAGCGTCGCGGTCAAGGTGGTGCATCCGGAACTGGCCCGGGATCCGGAGTTCCGGCGCCGCTTCGCCCGCGAGGTCGCCGCCGTGCGGGCCGTGGACGGGAGGTACACCGCGCAGGTGCTCGCCGCCGGCGTGGACGACCCGACCCCATGGCTGAGCACGGTCTTCGTCCCCGGGATGTCGCTCGCCGAGGCGGTGGCCGAACACGGGCCGTTCCCCGAGGCCTCGGCGCTCGCCCTGGCGCGCGGGCTGGCGGCGGCACTCGCGGCCGTGCACGCCGCCGGGCTGGTCCACCGTGACCTGAAACCGTCCAACGTGCTGCTGGGCCCCGACGGACCCCGGGTGATCGACTTCGGGATCTCGCGGGCCACCGAGGCGAGCGCGCTGACCCGCACCGGACTGACCGTCGGCTCCCCCGGCTTCATGTCGCCGGAGCAGGCCTGCGGGGGCTCCGTGGGAACGGCTTCCGACGTGTTCTCCTTCGGGGCGGTGCTGGGCTTCACCCTGAGCGGCGAGAGCCCCTTCGGGTCCGGCGCCACCCCTGCGCTGCTCTACCGGGTCGTGCACTCCGAGCCGCGGCTGGACGCCCTCTCGGGGCTCGCGCTGGATCTCGTACGGCGCTGCCTCGCCAAGGACCCCGCCGCGCGGCCCACCCTGGCCGCGCTGTTCACGGAACTCTCGGACGGGGCGGACGACGCCCGCCCGGTCGGTTCCGGCTGGCTGCCGGCCCCCGTCGCGCACAGCCTGCTCGCGCGCGCCTCCTCGGCACTGGAGGCGGACTCCGATCCCTCGCTGACGGCCACCGCGCCCCCGCCGTACGCGCCGACGCGCGTGGACCCGTCCGTAGCGGCGGCCGGTCCGGCCGCCGTCCCGCCCGGGTACGGACCGCGCCCGGCCGAGCCGCGCTTCCGGTTCCGTACGGCACCCTTCCTCGCGGGCGCCGCCGTGGTGGTGGCCGCGGCGATCGGGGCCCTCGCGTACACGGCCGCGCAGAACGGGAAGAACGCGGCCGACCACTACGTCTCCCAGGACGACAGCGGCGGCACCCCCACGGATCCGGCGCCGGAGAGCACCGACCCGCTCGACGGCTGGTCCCTGTCGGACGAGGCGGAGGTCCAGCTGCCCACCGGCCACGGCATCGACGCCGCCGACCTCACGCAGGCGAAGGCGGGGGACGGTTTCGACGTCGACCTGCACCCGAACTGGGACCTCGCCGGGGACGACATCCTGCTGCTCAAGTCCGGTGATGCCGACCTGAACAGCGACTGCCTCGCGGACGGACACAGCTCCGGCTACGGAACCCTGGTGGAGGACGCCGAGTGGGACACCGACGACATGATCTGCGTTCGCGTCTCCTCCGACCTGCTGCTCGTGCTGGAGGTCACCCGCATCGAGGACGGCCAGGACGACTACCTGGAGGCCGTCGCCAAGGTGTGGGAGCGCGATTGA
- a CDS encoding methionyl-tRNA formyltransferase, with the protein MRVVMFGYQTWGHRTLQALLESEHDVVLVVTHPKSEHAYEKIWSDSVADLADDHGVPVLIRNRPDDEELFTRLKEAEPDIIVANNWRTWIPPRIFNLPRHGTLNVHDSLLPKYAGFSPLIWALINDEPEVGVTAHLMNDELDAGDIVVQHAVPVGPTDTATDLFHKTVDLIAPVTVGALGRIAAGETDFTRQDRSQASFFHKRSAEDIRIDWNWPAEDLQRLVRAQSAPYPAAFTYHRGKRLEVLAAVVSEGRYGGTPGRVFYREGEGVVIVAGADARTGRNHGLAITRVRTEEGEEMPATDYFTTMGGYLTSR; encoded by the coding sequence ATGCGGGTCGTCATGTTCGGCTATCAGACGTGGGGGCACCGCACCCTGCAGGCCCTGCTGGAGTCCGAACACGATGTCGTTCTGGTCGTGACGCACCCGAAGAGCGAGCACGCGTACGAGAAGATCTGGAGCGACTCCGTCGCCGACCTCGCCGACGACCACGGCGTCCCGGTGCTCATCCGCAACCGCCCCGACGACGAAGAGCTGTTCACACGGCTGAAGGAGGCGGAACCGGACATCATCGTGGCGAACAACTGGCGCACGTGGATCCCCCCGCGCATCTTCAACCTGCCCCGGCACGGCACCCTCAACGTGCACGACTCCCTGCTGCCGAAGTACGCGGGCTTCTCACCGCTGATCTGGGCGCTGATCAACGACGAGCCCGAAGTCGGCGTCACCGCCCACCTGATGAACGACGAGCTCGACGCGGGCGACATCGTGGTCCAGCACGCCGTACCGGTCGGCCCCACGGACACCGCGACCGACCTGTTCCACAAGACGGTCGACCTGATCGCACCGGTCACCGTGGGCGCCCTGGGCCGGATCGCGGCCGGCGAGACCGACTTCACCCGCCAGGACCGCTCGCAGGCCAGCTTCTTCCACAAGCGCTCGGCCGAGGACATCCGCATCGACTGGAACTGGCCGGCCGAGGACCTCCAGCGACTCGTCCGCGCCCAGTCGGCCCCCTATCCGGCCGCCTTCACCTACCACCGCGGCAAGCGTCTGGAGGTACTGGCCGCCGTCGTCTCCGAGGGCCGCTACGGGGGCACGCCCGGCCGCGTGTTCTACCGCGAGGGGGAAGGCGTCGTGATCGTGGCCGGGGCCGACGCCCGCACCGGGCGCAACCACGGCCTCGCCATCACCCGGGTACGGACCGAGGAAGGCGAAGAGATGCCCGCCACCGACTACTTCACCACCATGGGCGGGTACCTGACCAGCCGCTGA
- a CDS encoding lysine N(6)-hydroxylase/L-ornithine N(5)-oxygenase family protein produces the protein MSQDLSDDAPLIHDLIGIGFGPSNVAMAIALSEHNAGVGPQEAVTAHFFEQQPRFGWHRGMLIDDATMQVSFLKDLVTLRNPASEYSFLCYLQSRGRLIDFVNHKNLFPLRVEFHDYFEWAAAKVDDMVSYGSEVVAVRPVLRDGAIEYVDVTARSGSELVVHRARNLVVGTGLRPQMPEGVERTERIWHTSELLTRVAALGGADPARFIVVGAGQSAAENVAFLHRTFPRAEVCAVFSRYGYSPADDSGFANRIFDPSAVDEYFTAPEEIKRKLIEYHANTNYSVVDIDLIDDLYRQEYQEKVLGTERLRFLKVSRLADVTETPDHVRVTVESLVTGEKEALAADALVYATGYRSADGLGLLGDVEKYCRRDGLGRVRVARDYRVESEPELRCGIYLQGGTEHTHGITSSLLSNTAVRVGEILQSIVAHGRVPVPASRTAPTP, from the coding sequence ATGTCACAGGATCTGTCCGATGATGCGCCACTGATCCACGACCTCATCGGCATCGGCTTCGGCCCCTCGAACGTGGCCATGGCGATCGCGCTCAGCGAGCACAACGCCGGCGTCGGACCGCAGGAGGCGGTCACCGCCCACTTCTTCGAGCAGCAGCCCCGCTTCGGCTGGCACCGCGGCATGCTCATCGACGACGCCACCATGCAGGTGTCCTTCCTCAAGGACCTGGTGACACTGCGCAATCCGGCGAGCGAGTACAGCTTCCTCTGCTACCTCCAGAGCCGGGGCCGCCTGATCGACTTCGTCAACCACAAGAACCTGTTCCCGCTGCGCGTGGAGTTCCACGACTACTTCGAGTGGGCCGCGGCCAAGGTCGACGACATGGTCTCCTACGGGTCCGAGGTCGTCGCCGTACGCCCCGTCCTGCGCGACGGGGCGATCGAGTACGTGGACGTGACCGCACGCTCCGGCTCCGAGCTCGTGGTCCACCGGGCGCGCAACCTGGTGGTCGGCACCGGCCTGCGACCGCAGATGCCGGAAGGAGTGGAACGCACCGAGCGCATCTGGCACACCTCGGAACTCCTCACCAGGGTGGCCGCTCTGGGGGGCGCGGACCCCGCCCGGTTCATCGTCGTCGGCGCAGGCCAGAGCGCCGCCGAGAACGTGGCCTTCCTGCACCGCACCTTCCCCCGGGCCGAGGTGTGCGCCGTCTTCTCCCGCTACGGCTACAGCCCCGCCGACGACAGCGGCTTCGCCAACCGGATCTTCGACCCCTCGGCGGTCGACGAGTACTTCACCGCCCCCGAGGAGATCAAGCGCAAGCTGATCGAGTACCACGCCAACACCAACTACTCCGTGGTGGACATCGACCTCATCGACGACCTCTACCGGCAGGAGTACCAGGAGAAGGTCCTCGGCACCGAGCGGCTGCGCTTCCTGAAGGTGTCACGGCTCGCGGACGTCACCGAGACCCCCGACCACGTGCGCGTCACCGTCGAGTCGCTGGTCACGGGGGAGAAGGAGGCCCTGGCGGCCGACGCACTGGTCTACGCGACCGGATACCGTTCCGCGGACGGCCTCGGGCTGCTCGGGGACGTCGAGAAGTACTGCCGGCGCGACGGCCTCGGCCGCGTCCGCGTGGCACGCGACTACCGTGTCGAGAGCGAGCCCGAACTGCGCTGTGGCATCTACCTCCAGGGAGGAACGGAGCACACGCACGGCATCACGTCCTCCCTGCTGTCGAACACCGCCGTCAGGGTCGGCGAGATCCTCCAGTCCATCGTCGCCCACGGCCGCGTCCCGGTACCGGCCTCCCGCACGGCACCCACCCCCTGA
- a CDS encoding amidohydrolase, which translates to MLCTRLTNATFLTMDPGHPVAHDLGIWHGRIVGLDEAVTALPAREVVDLQGATVLPGFIDSHVHLAWTGLKATTPSVAPCERVEDVLAVVAEAVARKPRGAWVDIVGYDQRALGRHLTAAELDKVGDGRKVFMLHDSGHGCVVNTTVLDLLPGELAHGEGFLAESAMTTARRLRLPYSQEEIADAVEYAGRTCLAEGVTACAEAGIGGGLLGNSPVELGAYQLLRDQGRLPLRVQLMAAADTLRPVAAHASDGIPRALDLGLRTGFGDDWLSLGALKVYTDGGMMARTAALTRPYEGSDHAGEFQDSPERITDTIVDGHLAGWQLAVHAIGDRAADLALDALERAQRLRPRPTARHRIEHAGLIRPDQLARFARLGVCAVVQPHFLRSFGDDYAAVMGPERAPWMYRGRGFLDHGVTLVGSSDRPVTDGSPLKAVQFMVERASASGALIGPDEGITVDEALHAYTVAGAYASHQDDSAGTLAPGRRADLAVLGDDPRRVDPGRIGAIEVVATYVDGRPARGVRRAAA; encoded by the coding sequence ATGCTCTGCACCAGGCTGACGAACGCCACCTTCCTCACCATGGACCCCGGCCACCCCGTCGCCCACGACCTGGGCATCTGGCACGGCCGGATCGTCGGCCTGGACGAGGCCGTCACCGCGCTGCCCGCCCGGGAGGTCGTCGACCTCCAGGGCGCCACCGTACTGCCCGGATTCATCGACTCCCACGTGCACCTGGCCTGGACCGGACTCAAGGCGACCACCCCCAGCGTGGCGCCCTGCGAACGCGTCGAGGACGTGCTCGCCGTCGTCGCGGAGGCGGTCGCCCGGAAACCGCGCGGCGCGTGGGTGGACATCGTGGGCTACGACCAGCGGGCCCTCGGCCGGCACCTGACGGCCGCCGAACTGGACAAGGTCGGCGACGGCCGCAAGGTGTTCATGCTGCACGACTCGGGACACGGCTGCGTCGTGAACACCACCGTCCTCGACCTGCTCCCCGGGGAACTCGCCCACGGCGAGGGCTTCCTCGCCGAGAGCGCCATGACCACCGCACGCCGGCTGCGCCTGCCGTACTCGCAGGAGGAGATCGCCGACGCCGTCGAGTACGCCGGCCGCACCTGCCTCGCCGAAGGCGTCACCGCCTGCGCCGAGGCGGGCATCGGCGGCGGCCTGCTCGGCAACAGCCCGGTCGAGCTCGGCGCCTACCAGCTCCTGCGCGACCAGGGGCGGCTGCCGCTGCGCGTCCAGCTCATGGCGGCCGCCGACACCCTGCGGCCCGTGGCCGCGCACGCCTCGGACGGGATCCCCCGCGCCCTGGACCTCGGCCTGCGCACCGGCTTCGGCGACGACTGGCTCTCCCTCGGCGCGCTCAAGGTCTACACCGACGGCGGCATGATGGCCCGTACGGCCGCACTCACCCGCCCCTACGAAGGGAGTGACCACGCGGGGGAGTTCCAGGACAGCCCCGAGCGGATCACCGACACCATCGTGGACGGTCACCTGGCCGGCTGGCAGCTCGCCGTGCACGCCATCGGCGACCGCGCCGCCGACCTGGCCCTGGACGCCCTGGAACGCGCCCAGCGGCTACGGCCCCGTCCCACCGCCCGGCACCGGATCGAACACGCCGGCCTGATCCGGCCCGACCAGCTGGCGCGCTTCGCCCGCCTCGGCGTGTGCGCGGTGGTCCAGCCGCACTTCCTGCGCTCCTTCGGCGACGACTACGCGGCCGTGATGGGCCCGGAGCGGGCCCCCTGGATGTACCGGGGCCGGGGCTTCCTGGACCACGGGGTCACCCTGGTGGGCAGCTCCGACCGCCCGGTCACCGATGGATCACCGCTGAAGGCCGTCCAGTTCATGGTGGAACGGGCCTCCGCCTCCGGCGCCCTCATCGGTCCCGACGAGGGCATCACCGTGGACGAGGCCCTGCACGCCTACACCGTGGCGGGCGCCTACGCCTCCCACCAGGACGACAGCGCGGGCACCCTGGCCCCGGGCCGACGCGCCGACCTGGCCGTCCTCGGCGACGACCCGAGGCGGGTCGACCCCGGGCGGATCGGAGCCATCGAGGTCGTCGCCACGTACGTGGACGGCAGGCCCGCCCGAGGTGTCAGGCGGGCTGCGGCGTGA